In Candidatus Saccharimonadales bacterium, one genomic interval encodes:
- a CDS encoding NAD(P)-dependent oxidoreductase gives MTKQKTVLLTGGSGFFGSILKKRLLKDGYKVVSIDLEKDDITDPNLVSIQGDIRDRRLLNSLGREYQFAAIFHIAAILAHAVKDKKFLWTSNVDGTRNIAGLARKYHIPKILFTSSNCLWGESFNRPVREDDQPKPVEIYGLSKWEGEKILLEKKYRDSFKAIIVRCPTIVDAGRLGLLAILFEFIDEGRKVWVVGGGKNRYQFIYADDLVEALLKGLRYNKSEVFNIGSDDVPTFVEAYNYVIKKAGTNARVANLPRSIVIPLMKIAYALKISPLGPYQYNMIAESFVFDTDKIKQDLEWKPTLTNQEMLYKAYRYYHEHLSDIKHRTDVSAHKQAAKMGIIKLLKWIS, from the coding sequence ATGACAAAGCAGAAGACAGTCTTGCTCACAGGCGGAAGCGGTTTTTTTGGTAGTATTTTGAAGAAAAGACTACTAAAGGATGGTTACAAGGTAGTGTCCATCGATCTTGAAAAGGACGATATAACCGATCCAAACCTTGTTTCTATTCAAGGAGACATCCGCGATAGAAGACTCCTAAATAGTCTCGGCAGAGAATACCAGTTTGCTGCCATCTTTCACATTGCCGCGATTTTGGCCCATGCCGTCAAAGACAAAAAATTCTTATGGACTAGCAATGTCGATGGTACACGAAACATCGCCGGACTCGCGAGAAAGTATCACATTCCCAAAATTCTCTTTACATCCTCAAACTGTCTATGGGGCGAAAGCTTTAATCGTCCTGTGCGCGAGGACGACCAGCCTAAACCAGTAGAGATCTACGGGCTATCTAAATGGGAGGGCGAGAAGATTCTGCTTGAGAAGAAGTACAGAGACAGCTTTAAGGCTATCATCGTCCGCTGTCCGACTATCGTTGACGCTGGTAGATTAGGTTTATTAGCTATTCTCTTCGAATTTATCGATGAAGGACGTAAGGTCTGGGTTGTCGGTGGAGGTAAGAACCGCTATCAGTTCATCTACGCTGACGACTTGGTCGAGGCTCTCCTCAAAGGACTCAGGTATAATAAATCGGAAGTCTTTAATATTGGCTCCGATGATGTCCCAACATTCGTTGAAGCCTATAACTATGTCATTAAAAAGGCTGGGACAAATGCCCGTGTAGCCAATCTACCGCGCAGTATTGTCATCCCACTCATGAAGATAGCCTATGCGTTAAAGATATCGCCACTCGGTCCCTATCAGTATAATATGATCGCCGAGAGCTTTGTCTTTGACACAGACAAAATCAAGCAAGACCTAGAATGGAAGCCTACGCTTACGAATCAAGAAATGCTCTACAAGGCATACCGCTACTACCATGAACACCTTAGCGATATAAAGCATCGTACCGACGTCTCGGCTCATAAGCAGGCTGCCAAAATGGGCATAATAAAGCTCCTAAAGTGGATCTCATAA
- a CDS encoding DUF3817 domain-containing protein → MISYLTSLLRKFETNRVFTEEEGWMLFKLAAVGEGVGWTILIAGIVISKYVTPGNNIAVDFAGHIHGILFLIYAVAAGLYPTLRWSRKRAVVALLASVPPYGSILFEQWAWHERRMADFKRYRYSLAPLILEWLGP, encoded by the coding sequence ATGATCAGCTACCTCACTTCCCTACTCCGCAAATTTGAAACAAATCGTGTCTTTACGGAAGAAGAGGGGTGGATGCTCTTTAAGCTGGCCGCAGTTGGTGAAGGTGTCGGCTGGACTATCTTGATCGCAGGAATCGTTATCAGCAAATATGTAACACCTGGTAATAATATTGCGGTAGATTTTGCTGGGCACATCCATGGCATACTGTTCTTGATCTACGCGGTCGCGGCGGGTCTCTACCCCACGCTTCGTTGGTCACGAAAACGTGCAGTTGTTGCCCTGCTGGCCAGTGTCCCACCGTACGGTTCGATTCTTTTTGAGCAATGGGCGTGGCACGAGAGGCGAATGGCTGACTTTAAGAGATACCGCTACAGCCTAGCGCCACTTATCCTAGAGTGGCTAGGCCCCTGA
- a CDS encoding GtrA family protein gives MKPIYILFGAADFRDLTHKVFVAKTRSGRIQFFRYLFVGGFSAAVNLAALFVLTSLMHIQYLVSEGLAFLIATIINYILSILWIFQRSNRFRLEFTLFTLVGVGGLGLNELVLWFCVSKIGLEYLVGEVFAIAVVMIWNFGLRKLMFTRLTELPSIRELD, from the coding sequence ATGAAGCCGATTTATATCTTATTCGGCGCAGCAGATTTTCGAGATCTCACGCATAAAGTTTTTGTGGCGAAAACGAGGTCTGGGCGCATACAGTTCTTTCGTTACCTATTTGTCGGAGGCTTTTCTGCAGCTGTCAACCTCGCTGCCCTGTTCGTCCTCACCTCTCTTATGCACATCCAATATTTGGTCTCCGAAGGTCTGGCATTTTTAATTGCAACAATAATTAACTACATACTGAGTATTTTATGGATCTTCCAAAGAAGTAATCGATTCAGACTTGAATTTACCCTTTTTACGCTGGTTGGTGTAGGCGGACTTGGCCTCAACGAATTGGTTCTTTGGTTCTGTGTCTCAAAGATTGGACTCGAGTATCTGGTCGGGGAGGTATTTGCTATCGCTGTCGTTATGATCTGGAACTTTGGTCTGCGGAAGCTAATGTTTACAAGGCTGACCGAACTGCCAAGTATCAGAGAACTCGACTAA
- a CDS encoding glycosyltransferase, with product MYVIVIPTYNEKENVTKLISQLDKLYGKFATNIKVLVADDSSSDGTRRVVEAFVNRRKPKLTVNVITKAEKTDLGEAYLNAFRHLLKNEPKLKGVIQMDADLSHDPKYVAQHLTHLQDGHDLSVGSRYVRGGDVRNWHLGKHFLSRSGNTINRIILSKQLRDYTGGFNGLSKRALQYITKPDMITSKGYHFQVELKYRLINSGKFKVHEFPITFTERIAGTSKMRLDNLLISFRQLLGIRLRKIDLSGA from the coding sequence ATGTACGTCATTGTTATTCCCACATACAACGAGAAGGAGAATGTCACCAAGCTGATCTCTCAGCTGGACAAGCTATATGGCAAGTTTGCGACCAACATCAAGGTGTTGGTCGCCGATGACAGTTCTTCTGATGGCACGCGACGAGTTGTTGAAGCCTTTGTCAATCGACGCAAACCGAAGCTCACTGTCAACGTTATAACCAAGGCAGAAAAGACTGATTTAGGGGAGGCTTATCTTAACGCCTTCCGCCATCTGCTCAAAAACGAACCCAAGCTGAAAGGTGTTATCCAGATGGATGCCGACCTGTCGCATGACCCCAAGTACGTGGCTCAGCATCTCACCCACCTGCAGGATGGTCATGACCTTTCCGTGGGCAGCCGATACGTCCGTGGTGGTGACGTCCGAAACTGGCACCTAGGCAAACACTTTCTTTCACGAAGCGGTAATACGATCAACAGGATCATTCTCTCCAAGCAACTGAGAGACTATACCGGTGGATTCAACGGACTGTCCAAGCGAGCACTGCAATACATAACCAAGCCAGACATGATCACATCGAAAGGTTATCACTTTCAGGTTGAACTGAAATATCGGCTTATCAATTCGGGTAAGTTTAAGGTGCACGAATTCCCTATAACGTTCACCGAAAGGATCGCCGGAACGTCGAAGATGCGTCTCGATAACCTGCTCATATCGTTCAGGCAGTTGCTCGGTATACGTCTTCGTAAGATAGATCTGTCAGGGGCCTAG
- a CDS encoding YbaK/EbsC family protein has product MNLGKLTFTPALESPELLGKPVAEYVERARLGDGVWVSRIDADLADTAVFCERYDIGLDISANCVVVEAKRADRVWYAVCLILATDKADINGVVRRKIDARKISFASMDTAVKLTGMEYGGITPIGLPEDWPVLVDERIVEKPHVVVGSGIRGSKVLVSTKVLSSLPNVEVLALAKVG; this is encoded by the coding sequence ATGAATCTTGGGAAACTTACTTTTACGCCAGCCCTCGAATCTCCTGAACTGCTAGGCAAACCCGTTGCGGAGTATGTAGAACGTGCCCGATTAGGCGACGGCGTATGGGTGAGTCGTATCGATGCAGATCTTGCTGATACAGCGGTCTTTTGTGAACGGTACGATATCGGTCTAGATATATCGGCGAACTGTGTAGTCGTAGAGGCTAAGCGCGCCGATCGGGTCTGGTACGCGGTGTGTCTCATACTGGCAACTGACAAGGCCGATATCAACGGAGTGGTGCGTCGAAAGATTGACGCTAGGAAGATCTCGTTTGCGTCAATGGACACGGCAGTGAAACTGACCGGCATGGAGTATGGGGGAATCACACCGATAGGTCTGCCGGAAGACTGGCCCGTACTGGTCGATGAGCGGATCGTGGAGAAGCCACACGTCGTAGTCGGAAGTGGTATCAGGGGATCGAAGGTACTCGTCTCAACCAAGGTGCTATCGTCTCTACCGAACGTAGAGGTGTTAGCACTGGCAAAGGTAGGATGA
- a CDS encoding PIG-L deacetylase family protein has protein sequence MNTIVDSFDDAFADKDRVLVVSAHPDDNEIICGALVARLIAAGKRVRLVVTTNGNKGTGDKKVASDEFGGIRTKEQIAAAKELGIPATECFNLNIPDGELETSVENIKKVVFHIRQFKPDIVITHNPDEVINTFSSKENVHWVNHRDHRHTAIITTDAVYPYSRDRAFFPDQLNDGLEPHTVYELMFSDSYEHPLNRFFDVTDYVDKKRRALRACPSVVEAEHVEEYIDEIKLGDRYYEQLRYLRGLY, from the coding sequence ATGAACACAATTGTAGACTCATTCGATGATGCATTTGCAGATAAGGACAGAGTACTAGTGGTCTCGGCTCACCCTGACGACAATGAGATTATCTGTGGCGCTCTCGTTGCCCGCCTAATCGCTGCTGGCAAACGAGTCCGACTCGTTGTTACGACGAACGGCAATAAGGGGACTGGTGATAAGAAGGTAGCCAGTGACGAGTTTGGCGGTATCCGCACAAAAGAGCAGATAGCTGCTGCTAAAGAACTAGGCATCCCTGCGACCGAATGTTTCAATCTAAATATCCCGGATGGCGAGCTAGAGACAAGTGTTGAGAATATCAAAAAAGTTGTCTTTCACATCAGGCAATTCAAACCCGACATTGTTATAACTCATAACCCTGATGAAGTAATCAACACGTTCTCGTCAAAAGAGAACGTCCACTGGGTCAATCATCGTGACCATCGACATACGGCCATTATCACCACCGATGCAGTCTACCCGTATTCGCGTGACAGAGCTTTCTTCCCAGACCAGCTCAATGACGGGCTGGAACCGCATACCGTTTATGAACTAATGTTTTCAGATTCTTATGAACACCCACTTAATCGCTTCTTTGACGTGACTGACTATGTCGATAAGAAACGTCGTGCTCTCCGAGCCTGCCCGAGTGTTGTCGAGGCCGAACATGTCGAAGAGTATATCGATGAGATCAAGTTAGGCGATAGATACTACGAACAACTGCGTTATCTTAGAGGGCTCTACTAG